Sequence from the Janthinobacterium lividum genome:
CTGGCGCGCCTCGAACAGCCCATATAGTTCGAAACCCTTGGAAAACAAGGGGGTTTCCGGCGAGTTCAGGTATTTCGGTTCGCCATGGTCGAGCACGCGGCCGCCAAAGGCGATCACTTGCCCCTTGGTATTGCGGATCGGGAACATGATGCGCTCGCGGAAACGGTCGTAGCGCTTGCGGTTATTGCCCTCTTCATCGACCTTGTCGATCACGAGACCAGCCTCGGCCAAGGCCACCACGTCGTAGTCGGGGAAGACGGAGCGCAGGTTATCCCAGCCACCGGGCGCAAAACCCATGCCGAAGCGAGCGGCCACTTCGCCCGTCAAGCCCCGGTTTTTGAGGTAGGCGATGGCTTCCGGCGCGTGGCGCAATTGCCCGCGGTAATAATCGCACGCCTGCGTCATGGCGTCGGACAGGGCCATGCTTTGCGCCTGGATCTGCGCGCGCTGGGCCGGCGGGATCTTGTCGTCCGCTTCCGGCACAACCATGCCCACGTTCTGCGCCAGGTCCTTGACGGCATCGACAAAGCCCATGCCCGAGTATTCGATCAAAAAGCCGATCGAGGTGCCATGCGCGCCACAGCCGAAACAGTGATAGAACTGCTTGGTGGGGCTGACGGTAAAGCTGGGCGATTTTTCACTGTGGAACGGGCACAAGCCCATGAAATTGGCGCCACCTTTTTTCAGTTGCACATAGCGCCCCACGACATCGACGATATCGACGCGGTTGAGCAAATCGGAAATGAAGGATTGAGGTATCACTGGCTAGGGCGGGTCTTGTTATAGGTCAGACTATACTACCGCACGTGGCCTGAGGTTGAGCCAGGTCAACGTGTGGGCTGTTAACAGGCTGCCAGCGCGATGGCTGGCAGCCCTTGCTACTATTGTATGCTTACGCTGCCGGCGTCAAGGCTTTCTTGACCAGGGCGGACACCACGGTCATGTCGGCGCGGCCCGCCAGCTTCGGCTTGACGATGGCCATGACCTTGCCCATGTCTTGCGGACCGGCGGCGCCCGAGGCGGCCACGGCGGCAGCCACTTCGGCCGCCACTTCTTCGTCGGACAGGCCCGCAGGCATGTAGCCCGTCAGGTGCACCAGCTCGGCTTTTTCGATGTCGGCCAGATCGGCACGGCCACCGGCCTCAAACTGGGTGATCGAATCCTTGCGCTGCTTGATCATCTTTTCCACGATGGCCGTCACGTGGGCGTCCGTCAATTCGATGCGCTCGTCGACTTCCTTGCGCTTGATTTCCGCCAGCAACAGGCGA
This genomic interval carries:
- a CDS encoding GatB/YqeY domain-containing protein; this encodes MSLKEQITEDMKNAMRAKEAGKLGTIRLLLAEIKRKEVDERIELTDAHVTAIVEKMIKQRKDSITQFEAGGRADLADIEKAELVHLTGYMPAGLSDEEVAAEVAAAVAASGAAGPQDMGKVMAIVKPKLAGRADMTVVSALVKKALTPAA